Within Tuberibacillus sp. Marseille-P3662, the genomic segment TGTTACTCACCCGTCCGCCGCTCGATCCATCCTAATCACTCCGAAGAGATCATAGAATATCTCGCGCTCGACTTGCATGTATTAGGCACGCCGCCAGCGTTCGTCCTGAGCCAGGATCAAACTCTCCATAAAAGTTGTTGCGTTTGACCCTTGGCTATGTTTGAAAAGAGGTTCCTTTCAAACAGCGCTTGAGTTTTGTTTAGTTTTCAAAGAGCAATCTATCGATTGGCTTCAGAGCGACCTTTCAATTGTAACAAGGAGACACTCTATTGTCAACCACCCTCTTCAATAGAAGATAGTTGAAAAAGCGACAATATTTAATGTAACATTTAATTAAAAGTGCGTCAACACTTATAATTAATTGACTTAATGGTGGGCCTGGGCGGACTCGAACCACCGACCTCACGCTTATCAGGCGTGCGCTCTAACCGACTGAGCTACAGGCCCATAAAGTTATCACAAATATATTAATAGTTTTAAACTTAAAAAGTGGAGCGGGTGATGGGAATCGAACCCACGACCAGAGCTTGGAAGGCTCTTGTTTTACCACTAAACTACACCCGCTTATATAAAAACCATCTTTTTTGGCTGGTCGGGAAGACAGGAGTTGAACCTGCGACCCCTTGGTCCCAAACCAAGTGCTCTGCCAAACTGAGCTACTTCCCGATAATGGTGCGCCCTGAAGGATTCGAACCCTCAGCCTTCTGATCCGTAGTCAGACGCTCTATCCAGTTGAGCTAAGGGCGCTTAATAAAAATGCGGTCGAGAGGATTTGAACCTCCACGGGGTTTAACCCCCACTAGGCCCTCAACCTAGCGCGTCTGCCGTTCCGCCACGACCGCAAACTTCCCTTGATGCAACATGCGGGTGGAGAGACTCGAACTCTCACGTCGTAAGACACTAGATCCTAAATCTAGCGCGTCTGCCAATTCCGCCACACCCGCTTGCTAATGATGAGCCATGGAGGATTCGAACCTCCGACCCTCTGATTAAAAGTCAGATGCTCTGCCAACTGAGCTAATGGCTCATGGTGTCCCTAAAACTTGTATTTATTTTTGCCATTATATAAAAGTAGTATCTCAAGTTGTTCAGAATACAAAAACCGTATTCCTCAACGTAGTTTATTCGACGATGTACCGCTAAGTGCTCTGCCAACTGAGCTAATGGCTCAAAAAAATGGCTGGCCCAGCTGGATTCGAACCAGCGCATCCCGGTACCAAAAACCGGTGCCTTACCGCTTGGCTATGGGCCAATAAATAATGGCGGGTCTGACGGGAATCGAACCCGCGATCTCCTGCGTGACAGGCAGGCATGTTAACCGCTACACCACAGACCCTCATTATATGGTGACCCCTACGGGACTCGAACCCGTGTTACCGCCGTGAAAGGGCGGTGTCTTAACCGCTTGACCAAGGGGCCACTTTATGATGTTCAAATGGCGGAGAAGGAGGGATTCGAACCCTCGCACGGGAAGCCCGTCTACTCCCTTAGCAGGGGAGCCCCTTCAGCCAACTTGGGTACTTCTCCATATGGCTCCGCAGGTAGGATTCGAACCTACGACCGATCGGTTAACAGCCGATTGCTCTACCACTGAGCTACTGCGGAATAATATTAAGAACTACAATTTCATAAAAGGAATATAACATAATGTCTAATGTCGGGAATGCCCAAACTGCATTCTTCAGCATAGCATATCCGATTAAGTATCGCAATAAGTTCGGAATACAACAATCGTATTCCTCAACGCAGTCTATTCGACGATGTAGCGCTAAGTGCTCTACCACTGAGCTACTGCGGAATAATGTCGCTTCCGTTGAAATGCGACGCTATTAATAATACATGATCTTTAATATCTTGTCAACACCAAAATTTATTTGCCGTTTTTTTCTGTGCCGCTCATCAGCGACTTTTATAATTTATCATATAATGCTAAGCATCGTCAACAATCGTTTTTATTTTTTTTATTCGTCCCTTGCACTGACCGCAAGCATACTTTTTCGGATCCATCTCTCGCCTTTTATGGTAAATGCGGTAACAAGATTGACATTGATAAACGACCGTTTTCTTATTGGACTTCTTTGTCCCTGGGACGAGCCTACAATACCTTGATCCCCCGACTTTATTCAGCAGCCTTTTAAACGCCAGATCCCTGTGTCGATACCCGTCTCCTCTTAGGTGAAGATGATAATGACATAATTCATGCTTAATAATCTTAATAAACTCAGTTTTTCCAAAGTATTGAAGTTGCTTAGGATTAAATTCAATATGATGGTTTTTTAACAAATACCTCCCACCCGTTGTTTTTAAACGATTATTGAAAGTTGCCTTATGTTTAAAAGGAGTATTAAAGCTTTCTATGGACACTGATTCAACTAACTGCTGCAACTCATCATCAGTCAATGGATTCACCTTCTAATTTCTTTGCACTTTGCCAAGCTGTCATGCATAAGATAGTCACTACACAAAAAAAAAAACATACAAAGGAGGTTCACATTACTAAAATGCCGGTATGGTTTATGAAACAACTTAGAAACGCCTATTTGGAAAAAGACCGGTATCAAATCAAATTACTCAATCAATGTTGGTTTTTTTATAGAAAGAGGCACTGTTCATGAAACAGTGCCTCTTTTCTTGTTTTATCTTAATGTAAATTAAAAGGTCTTTTCAATAAAAAAGCATTAGTTAGAAGCTGGAATCATGGTTAAGGCGAGACGTCCCTTGTCTGGATCAACGGATTCAACCCATGCATCAACAATCTGACCGACGTGGACAACGTCAAGAGGATGCTTAACAAATTGGTTGGATAACTTAGATATATGTACTAACCCATCGTTTTTGACACCAACATCTACAAAGGCTCCGAAATCAACAACATTGCGGACCGTGCCTTGTAGGTGCATACCACCATGTAAATCTTTAAGTTCAAGAACATCAGTTTTAAGCAATGGTTTTTGCACGTCATCCCGCGGGTCACGTCCAGGCCGGCTTATAGCCTCCATAATATCCTTCAACGTTGGGACACCGATATTCAATTCAGCTGCTTTGGCTTCAATATCCACCGATGACAACCGCTCAGTTAATCGTTCGGTTCCAATATCGCCGCTATCACAGTCTAAGCTTTTTAAAAGCTCTTTGGCCTC encodes:
- the cmpA gene encoding cortex morphogenetic protein CmpA; protein product: MPVWFMKQLRNAYLEKDRYQIKLLNQCWFFYRKRHCS
- a CDS encoding SprT family protein; the protein is MTDDELQQLVESVSIESFNTPFKHKATFNNRLKTTGGRYLLKNHHIEFNPKQLQYFGKTEFIKIIKHELCHYHLHLRGDGYRHRDLAFKRLLNKVGGSRYCRLVPGTKKSNKKTVVYQCQSCYRIYHKRREMDPKKYACGQCKGRIKKIKTIVDDA